One Ananas comosus cultivar F153 linkage group 1, ASM154086v1, whole genome shotgun sequence DNA window includes the following coding sequences:
- the LOC109715903 gene encoding probable ion channel CASTOR isoform X1: MAVSIALAVTCFTSLLHKNFSLQSQVTDLQDRLVIANTRLKPCLLDGPLDIGDSVSDNTSHISNRSLKNSALFFSLAILSIPLIFLRYVDCVSRLRRSADSEEVSLNKQLAYRVDVFLSVYPYSKPLVLLLATFLLICVGGLALFGVTDDSFADCLWLSWTYVADSGNHANSVGVGPKLVSVSISFGGMLIFAMMLGLVSDAISEKFDSLRKGRSEVIEKDHTLILGWSDKLGSLLNQLAIANESLGGGNVVVMAERDKEEMESDIAKMEFDFKGTSVICRSGSPLILADLKKVSVSKARAIVVLAEDGNADQSDARALRTVLSLSGVKEGLRGHIVVELSDLDNEVLVKLVGGDLVETVVAHDVIGRLMIQCARQPGLAQIWEDILGFENCEFYIKRWPQLDGLLFEEVLISFPDAIPCGVKVAAYGGKIILNPDDSYVLQEGDEILVIAEDDDTYAPTTLPMVKRSYLPKDFVVPKSPERILFCGWRRDMEDMIMVLDAFLAPGSELWMFNDVPENERDKKLADGGLDFSRLENITLVNREGNAVIRRHLESLPLESFNSILILADESVEDSAIQADSRSLATLLLIRDIQAKRLPYEVTMVSQVHRGSFSQGSWIGEMQQASDKSVIISEILDPRTKNLLSMSKISDYVLSNELVSMALAMVAEDRQINDVLEELFAEEGNEMQIRPADLYLREEEEMNFYEIILRARQRKEIVIGYRLENAERAIMNPPNKDTRRKWSSKDVFVVIAEKE; the protein is encoded by the exons ATGGCGGTTTCGATTGCG CTTGCTGTTACGTGCTTCACTTCTCTTCTTCACAAAAACTTCTCCTTGCAGAGCCAGGTCACGGATTTACAG GACCGGCTTGTTATTGCCAATACAAGATTAAAACCATGTCTTTTAGATGGTCCCTTGGATATTGGCGACTCTGTATCGGACAACACCAGCCATATATCAAATCGAAGTCTAAAGAATTCTGCATTGTTTTTCTCACTTGCTATATTGTCCATCCCGCTAATTTTTCTGAGGTATGTTGATTGCGTGTCAAGATTAAGAAGATCAGCAGATTCTGAAGAAGTCTCCCTCAACAAGCAGTTAGCATATCGTGTTGATGTGTTTTTATCAGTCTATCCCTATTCCAAGCCATTGGTTCTACTACTTGCAACTTTCTTGCTGATATGTGTTGGCGGCTTGGCACTCTTTGGTGTAACTGATGATAGCTTCGCGGACTGCCTCTGGCTGTCTTGGACTTACGTGGCTGACTCTGGTAATCATGCGAATTCTGTTGGTGTTGGTCCTAAGTTAGTTTCAGTATCCATAAGTTTTGGTGGAATGTTGATATTTGCGATGATGCTTGGGCTTGTCTCTGATGCAATCTCTGAGAAATTTGATTCTTTGAGGAAGGGAAGAAGTGAAGTTATAGAGAAAGATCATACACTAATCCTCGGTTGGAGCGACAAGTTG GGATCTTTACTGAATCAACTTGCAATAGCCAATGAAAGTTTGGGTGGTGGAAACGTGGTAGTGATGGCTGAGAGAGACAAGGAGGAAATGGAATCAGATATTGCCAAAATGGAATTCGACTTTAAGGGGACATCTGTAATATGCAGAAGTGGAAGCCCTTTGATTCTTGCTGATCTGAAAAAG GTCTCTGTTTCCAAGGCTCGTGCGATCGTGGTGTTAGCTGAAGATGGAAATGCAGATCAG AGTGATGCTCGGGCGTTAAGAACTGTTTTGAGCCTATCAGGAGTCAAAGAAGGGCTACGAGGACATATAGTTGTAGAACTCAGTGATCTCGATAATGAGGTCTTAGTTAAGCTTGTAGGTGGGGATCTTGTTGAAACTGTTGTCGCACATGATGTGATTGGTAGATTGATGATTCAGTGTGCTCGTCAGCCTGGTCTTGCTCAG ATTTGGGAAGATATTCTTGGGTTtgaaaattgtgaattttacATCAAAAGATGGCCACAGTTGGATGGATTGCTGTTTGAAGAAGTACTAATCAGCTTTCCTGATGCTATTCCTTGCGGTGTAAAGGTGGCAGCTTATGGAGgaaagatcattttgaatccAGATGATTCCTATGTTCTACAAGAGGGTGATGAGATACTGGTGATTGCAGAAGATGATGATACTTATGCCCCAACAACATTGCCTATG GTCAAGAGAAGCTATCTGCCCAAAGATTTTGTTGTTCCAAAGTCACCTGAAAGAATACTATTTTGTGGTTGGCGCAGAGATATGGAAGATATGATTATG GTGTTGGATGCTTTTCTAGCACCGGGATCAGAGTTATGGATGTTTAATGATGTACCTGAGAATGAGAGGGACAAAAAGCTTGCAGACGGAGGTCTGGATTTCAGTCGCCTAGAGAATATAACTTTGGTCAATCGTGAGGGGAATGCTGTCATCCGCCGGCACCTGGAAAGCTTGCCTCTTGAATCATTCAATTCT attttgattttggcCGATGAGTCGGTTGAAGACTCAGCAATTCAGGCCGATTCAAGGTCTCTTGCAACCTTACTGCTCATCAGAGATATACAg GCGAAGCGACTGCCATATGAAGTAACCATGGTCTCACAAGTTCATAGAGGAAGCTTCTCCCAGGGTTCTTGGATTGGGGAAATGCAGCAAGCATCTGATAAATCTGTCATAATTAGTGAAATTCTAGATCCTAGGACGAAAAATTTATTGTCCATGTCAAAGATCAGCGACTATGTACTATCAAATGAACTGGTAAGCATGGCCTTGGCAATGGTTGCAGAAGACCGCCAGATAAATGATGTCTTAGAAGAGCTCTTTGCGGAAGAG GGAAATGAGATGCAGATACGACCAGCTGATCTCTACCTTcgagaagaggaagagatgaATTTCTATGAGATAATTCTACGTGCTAGACAAAGGAAAGAAATCGTAATCGGGTATCGTCTCGAAAATGCTGAGCGTGCGATTATGAACCCACCAAACAAAGATACGAGGAGAAAGTGGTCGTCTAAGGATGTCTTTGTAGTCATAGCTGAGAAGGAATGA
- the LOC109715903 gene encoding probable ion channel CASTOR isoform X2, protein MAVSIALAVTCFTSLLHKNFSLQSQVTDLQDRLVIANTRLKPCLLDGPLDIGDSVSDNTSHISNRSLKNSALFFSLAILSIPLIFLRYVDCVSRLRRSADSEEVSLNKQLAYRVDVFLSVYPYSKPLVLLLATFLLICVGGLALFGVTDDSFADCLWLSWTYVADSGNHANSVGVGPKLVSVSISFGGMLIFAMMLGLVSDAISEKFDSLRKGRSEVIEKDHTLILGWSDKLGSLLNQLAIANESLGGGNVVVMAERDKEEMESDIAKMEFDFKGTSVICRSGSPLILADLKKVSVSKARAIVVLAEDGNADQSDARALRTVLSLSGVKEGLRGHIVVELSDLDNEVLVKLVGGDLVETVVAHDVIGRLMIQCARQPGLAQIWEDILGFENCEFYIKRWPQLDGLLFEEVLISFPDAIPCGVKVAAYGGKIILNPDDSYVLQEGDEILVIAEDDDTYAPTTLPMVKEAVYIDIIRPPRQPQKILLCGWRRDIDDMIVVLDAFLAPGSELWMFNDVPENERDKKLADGGLDFSRLENITLVNREGNAVIRRHLESLPLESFNSILILADESVEDSAIQADSRSLATLLLIRDIQAKRLPYEVTMVSQVHRGSFSQGSWIGEMQQASDKSVIISEILDPRTKNLLSMSKISDYVLSNELVSMALAMVAEDRQINDVLEELFAEEGNEMQIRPADLYLREEEEMNFYEIILRARQRKEIVIGYRLENAERAIMNPPNKDTRRKWSSKDVFVVIAEKE, encoded by the exons ATGGCGGTTTCGATTGCG CTTGCTGTTACGTGCTTCACTTCTCTTCTTCACAAAAACTTCTCCTTGCAGAGCCAGGTCACGGATTTACAG GACCGGCTTGTTATTGCCAATACAAGATTAAAACCATGTCTTTTAGATGGTCCCTTGGATATTGGCGACTCTGTATCGGACAACACCAGCCATATATCAAATCGAAGTCTAAAGAATTCTGCATTGTTTTTCTCACTTGCTATATTGTCCATCCCGCTAATTTTTCTGAGGTATGTTGATTGCGTGTCAAGATTAAGAAGATCAGCAGATTCTGAAGAAGTCTCCCTCAACAAGCAGTTAGCATATCGTGTTGATGTGTTTTTATCAGTCTATCCCTATTCCAAGCCATTGGTTCTACTACTTGCAACTTTCTTGCTGATATGTGTTGGCGGCTTGGCACTCTTTGGTGTAACTGATGATAGCTTCGCGGACTGCCTCTGGCTGTCTTGGACTTACGTGGCTGACTCTGGTAATCATGCGAATTCTGTTGGTGTTGGTCCTAAGTTAGTTTCAGTATCCATAAGTTTTGGTGGAATGTTGATATTTGCGATGATGCTTGGGCTTGTCTCTGATGCAATCTCTGAGAAATTTGATTCTTTGAGGAAGGGAAGAAGTGAAGTTATAGAGAAAGATCATACACTAATCCTCGGTTGGAGCGACAAGTTG GGATCTTTACTGAATCAACTTGCAATAGCCAATGAAAGTTTGGGTGGTGGAAACGTGGTAGTGATGGCTGAGAGAGACAAGGAGGAAATGGAATCAGATATTGCCAAAATGGAATTCGACTTTAAGGGGACATCTGTAATATGCAGAAGTGGAAGCCCTTTGATTCTTGCTGATCTGAAAAAG GTCTCTGTTTCCAAGGCTCGTGCGATCGTGGTGTTAGCTGAAGATGGAAATGCAGATCAG AGTGATGCTCGGGCGTTAAGAACTGTTTTGAGCCTATCAGGAGTCAAAGAAGGGCTACGAGGACATATAGTTGTAGAACTCAGTGATCTCGATAATGAGGTCTTAGTTAAGCTTGTAGGTGGGGATCTTGTTGAAACTGTTGTCGCACATGATGTGATTGGTAGATTGATGATTCAGTGTGCTCGTCAGCCTGGTCTTGCTCAG ATTTGGGAAGATATTCTTGGGTTtgaaaattgtgaattttacATCAAAAGATGGCCACAGTTGGATGGATTGCTGTTTGAAGAAGTACTAATCAGCTTTCCTGATGCTATTCCTTGCGGTGTAAAGGTGGCAGCTTATGGAGgaaagatcattttgaatccAGATGATTCCTATGTTCTACAAGAGGGTGATGAGATACTGGTGATTGCAGAAGATGATGATACTTATGCCCCAACAACATTGCCTATG GTCAAAGAGGCAGTTTATATTGACATCATTCGGCCTCCAAGACAGCCACAGAAGATTCTACTTTGTGGATGGAGACGGGATATTGATGATATGATAGTG GTGTTGGATGCTTTTCTAGCACCGGGATCAGAGTTATGGATGTTTAATGATGTACCTGAGAATGAGAGGGACAAAAAGCTTGCAGACGGAGGTCTGGATTTCAGTCGCCTAGAGAATATAACTTTGGTCAATCGTGAGGGGAATGCTGTCATCCGCCGGCACCTGGAAAGCTTGCCTCTTGAATCATTCAATTCT attttgattttggcCGATGAGTCGGTTGAAGACTCAGCAATTCAGGCCGATTCAAGGTCTCTTGCAACCTTACTGCTCATCAGAGATATACAg GCGAAGCGACTGCCATATGAAGTAACCATGGTCTCACAAGTTCATAGAGGAAGCTTCTCCCAGGGTTCTTGGATTGGGGAAATGCAGCAAGCATCTGATAAATCTGTCATAATTAGTGAAATTCTAGATCCTAGGACGAAAAATTTATTGTCCATGTCAAAGATCAGCGACTATGTACTATCAAATGAACTGGTAAGCATGGCCTTGGCAATGGTTGCAGAAGACCGCCAGATAAATGATGTCTTAGAAGAGCTCTTTGCGGAAGAG GGAAATGAGATGCAGATACGACCAGCTGATCTCTACCTTcgagaagaggaagagatgaATTTCTATGAGATAATTCTACGTGCTAGACAAAGGAAAGAAATCGTAATCGGGTATCGTCTCGAAAATGCTGAGCGTGCGATTATGAACCCACCAAACAAAGATACGAGGAGAAAGTGGTCGTCTAAGGATGTCTTTGTAGTCATAGCTGAGAAGGAATGA
- the LOC109715903 gene encoding probable ion channel CASTOR isoform X3 — protein MAVSIALAVTCFTSLLHKNFSLQSQVTDLQDRLVIANTRLKPCLLDGPLDIGDSVSDNTSHISNRSLKNSALFFSLAILSIPLIFLRYVDCVSRLRRSADSEEVSLNKQLAYRVDVFLSVYPYSKPLVLLLATFLLICVGGLALFGVTDDSFADCLWLSWTYVADSGNHANSVGVGPKLVSVSISFGGMLIFAMMLGLVSDAISEKFDSLRKGRSEVIEKDHTLILGWSDKLGSLLNQLAIANESLGGGNVVVMAERDKEEMESDIAKMEFDFKGTSVICRSGSPLILADLKKARAIVVLAEDGNADQSDARALRTVLSLSGVKEGLRGHIVVELSDLDNEVLVKLVGGDLVETVVAHDVIGRLMIQCARQPGLAQIWEDILGFENCEFYIKRWPQLDGLLFEEVLISFPDAIPCGVKVAAYGGKIILNPDDSYVLQEGDEILVIAEDDDTYAPTTLPMVKRSYLPKDFVVPKSPERILFCGWRRDMEDMIMVLDAFLAPGSELWMFNDVPENERDKKLADGGLDFSRLENITLVNREGNAVIRRHLESLPLESFNSILILADESVEDSAIQADSRSLATLLLIRDIQAKRLPYEVTMVSQVHRGSFSQGSWIGEMQQASDKSVIISEILDPRTKNLLSMSKISDYVLSNELVSMALAMVAEDRQINDVLEELFAEEGNEMQIRPADLYLREEEEMNFYEIILRARQRKEIVIGYRLENAERAIMNPPNKDTRRKWSSKDVFVVIAEKE, from the exons ATGGCGGTTTCGATTGCG CTTGCTGTTACGTGCTTCACTTCTCTTCTTCACAAAAACTTCTCCTTGCAGAGCCAGGTCACGGATTTACAG GACCGGCTTGTTATTGCCAATACAAGATTAAAACCATGTCTTTTAGATGGTCCCTTGGATATTGGCGACTCTGTATCGGACAACACCAGCCATATATCAAATCGAAGTCTAAAGAATTCTGCATTGTTTTTCTCACTTGCTATATTGTCCATCCCGCTAATTTTTCTGAGGTATGTTGATTGCGTGTCAAGATTAAGAAGATCAGCAGATTCTGAAGAAGTCTCCCTCAACAAGCAGTTAGCATATCGTGTTGATGTGTTTTTATCAGTCTATCCCTATTCCAAGCCATTGGTTCTACTACTTGCAACTTTCTTGCTGATATGTGTTGGCGGCTTGGCACTCTTTGGTGTAACTGATGATAGCTTCGCGGACTGCCTCTGGCTGTCTTGGACTTACGTGGCTGACTCTGGTAATCATGCGAATTCTGTTGGTGTTGGTCCTAAGTTAGTTTCAGTATCCATAAGTTTTGGTGGAATGTTGATATTTGCGATGATGCTTGGGCTTGTCTCTGATGCAATCTCTGAGAAATTTGATTCTTTGAGGAAGGGAAGAAGTGAAGTTATAGAGAAAGATCATACACTAATCCTCGGTTGGAGCGACAAGTTG GGATCTTTACTGAATCAACTTGCAATAGCCAATGAAAGTTTGGGTGGTGGAAACGTGGTAGTGATGGCTGAGAGAGACAAGGAGGAAATGGAATCAGATATTGCCAAAATGGAATTCGACTTTAAGGGGACATCTGTAATATGCAGAAGTGGAAGCCCTTTGATTCTTGCTGATCTGAAAAAG GCTCGTGCGATCGTGGTGTTAGCTGAAGATGGAAATGCAGATCAG AGTGATGCTCGGGCGTTAAGAACTGTTTTGAGCCTATCAGGAGTCAAAGAAGGGCTACGAGGACATATAGTTGTAGAACTCAGTGATCTCGATAATGAGGTCTTAGTTAAGCTTGTAGGTGGGGATCTTGTTGAAACTGTTGTCGCACATGATGTGATTGGTAGATTGATGATTCAGTGTGCTCGTCAGCCTGGTCTTGCTCAG ATTTGGGAAGATATTCTTGGGTTtgaaaattgtgaattttacATCAAAAGATGGCCACAGTTGGATGGATTGCTGTTTGAAGAAGTACTAATCAGCTTTCCTGATGCTATTCCTTGCGGTGTAAAGGTGGCAGCTTATGGAGgaaagatcattttgaatccAGATGATTCCTATGTTCTACAAGAGGGTGATGAGATACTGGTGATTGCAGAAGATGATGATACTTATGCCCCAACAACATTGCCTATG GTCAAGAGAAGCTATCTGCCCAAAGATTTTGTTGTTCCAAAGTCACCTGAAAGAATACTATTTTGTGGTTGGCGCAGAGATATGGAAGATATGATTATG GTGTTGGATGCTTTTCTAGCACCGGGATCAGAGTTATGGATGTTTAATGATGTACCTGAGAATGAGAGGGACAAAAAGCTTGCAGACGGAGGTCTGGATTTCAGTCGCCTAGAGAATATAACTTTGGTCAATCGTGAGGGGAATGCTGTCATCCGCCGGCACCTGGAAAGCTTGCCTCTTGAATCATTCAATTCT attttgattttggcCGATGAGTCGGTTGAAGACTCAGCAATTCAGGCCGATTCAAGGTCTCTTGCAACCTTACTGCTCATCAGAGATATACAg GCGAAGCGACTGCCATATGAAGTAACCATGGTCTCACAAGTTCATAGAGGAAGCTTCTCCCAGGGTTCTTGGATTGGGGAAATGCAGCAAGCATCTGATAAATCTGTCATAATTAGTGAAATTCTAGATCCTAGGACGAAAAATTTATTGTCCATGTCAAAGATCAGCGACTATGTACTATCAAATGAACTGGTAAGCATGGCCTTGGCAATGGTTGCAGAAGACCGCCAGATAAATGATGTCTTAGAAGAGCTCTTTGCGGAAGAG GGAAATGAGATGCAGATACGACCAGCTGATCTCTACCTTcgagaagaggaagagatgaATTTCTATGAGATAATTCTACGTGCTAGACAAAGGAAAGAAATCGTAATCGGGTATCGTCTCGAAAATGCTGAGCGTGCGATTATGAACCCACCAAACAAAGATACGAGGAGAAAGTGGTCGTCTAAGGATGTCTTTGTAGTCATAGCTGAGAAGGAATGA